A window of Cellulomonas wangleii genomic DNA:
GAGATGTTCGCCGCTGGGCGCCTCCGCCACACGAGTTCGTTGCCGGGCGCCGCGGTTGTAGGAGCTCATCGAACTTGTCCGGCCCGAGGCTCTGACCTGCGGTGGGGCGGGTAGTTGAGACACCTGCCATCTCACGCACTTGTCCACATCCTCAACGACCGGGAGGTGCGCGTCTGGTCAGCGGACGATGCCGGCCTGGAGTCGACCGCCAAGCGGTGCGAGCAGATCGTCGGCCACCTGGAGGAAGAGGGAGCGCTCGCCTGATGCGAACGCACCGATCAACCGGTCGGCAACGGCGGGGGCCCCGGTGCGGAGCCTGCGCAAGAGCCACTTCCCTGACCCGAGCCACTGCCGCTGCGTCAGGAGAAGCAGCTCGGACAGCGCGGTGAAGGCATCGGCCAAGAGCAGTGCACGCTCGCCGGGGTCGTCGGCGTCCGCCAGATCGTCGAGCAGAGCGCTGACGGCGTAACGGCGAACGTCGAGTGCGTGCTGCTCGATCCGCGGGCCGGCCGACAGCACGTCTCGTGCCCACGTCTGCAGATCATGGAGTTCAGGCCCGGAGCGCAGGACTACGCCCTCGCTGAGCATCGTGAGGATGACCGGGCGGTGTGCGTCGACCTCGCGGCCGGCCCAGGTGCGGTACGCCTCGGGCGAGTATGCGAACACCTCTACGACGCGCCCGCTGTGCTCGTACGTCGCTGCCAGACTCGACCGCCCGCCGTCCAGGGCGCCCGTCGGGCAGATCAGGACGAGGTCGAGATCGCTGGTCGGCGTGC
This region includes:
- a CDS encoding nucleotidyltransferase family protein — protein: MPTLDAESAIAEQFVASLFPAACGAVLAGSSASGTSTPTSDLDLVLICPTGALDGGRSSLAATYEHSGRVVEVFAYSPEAYRTWAGREVDAHRPVILTMLSEGVVLRSGPELHDLQTWARDVLSAGPRIEQHALDVRRYAVSALLDDLADADDPGERALLLADAFTALSELLLLTQRQWLGSGKWLLRRLRTGAPAVADRLIGAFASGERSLFLQVADDLLAPLGGRLQAGIVR